The Akkermansia muciniphila genome contains a region encoding:
- a CDS encoding SAM-dependent methyltransferase: MIRLSDHIAAAGGWLSLEAFMQLALHHPQEGYYSSSIENIGRRGDFSTTPTLSPILAKAIAARWKEACARCGKRLPLLEIGAGSGALAVKVLEQLGFWNRLNTDYVIVESSPRLREFQHLLLGSQARIYATMEKALKHCDGRAFIFSNELVDAFPARVFEYTEQGWQEVGLAVKDGAVREELRPVRQKPLFSHMLEYDSQPGQRLEIHDSYARWFTGWLPLWSKGVMTIVDYGDEMERLYYRRPKGSLRGYKSHQVLSGEELYRHPGLTDLTCDVNFTDLLELSRNCLGDTVTLMTQRDYLLPYAENTPQDAFLTDEDGAGGHFHVLIQERL, encoded by the coding sequence ATGATACGCCTTTCCGACCACATCGCGGCCGCCGGCGGCTGGCTTTCCCTGGAAGCCTTCATGCAGCTGGCCCTGCACCACCCGCAGGAGGGGTATTATTCTTCATCCATTGAGAACATCGGGCGCCGCGGGGATTTTTCCACCACTCCCACGCTGTCCCCCATTCTGGCAAAAGCCATCGCCGCCCGCTGGAAGGAGGCCTGCGCCCGCTGCGGCAAGCGGCTGCCCCTGCTGGAGATAGGCGCCGGTTCCGGCGCGCTGGCCGTCAAGGTCCTGGAGCAGCTGGGGTTCTGGAACCGCCTGAATACGGATTACGTGATTGTGGAGTCCTCCCCCCGGCTGCGGGAATTCCAGCATCTGCTGCTCGGGAGCCAGGCCAGAATTTATGCCACCATGGAGAAGGCGCTGAAGCACTGCGACGGCAGGGCCTTTATTTTTTCCAACGAGCTGGTGGACGCCTTCCCGGCCCGCGTGTTTGAGTATACGGAACAGGGGTGGCAGGAGGTAGGCCTTGCCGTGAAGGACGGAGCCGTGCGGGAGGAACTGCGCCCCGTCCGCCAGAAGCCGCTTTTTTCCCATATGCTGGAGTACGATTCCCAGCCGGGGCAGCGTCTGGAGATTCATGATTCCTACGCGCGCTGGTTCACCGGCTGGCTGCCCCTGTGGAGCAAGGGAGTCATGACCATCGTGGATTACGGGGATGAAATGGAGCGCCTTTATTACCGCCGCCCCAAGGGTTCCCTGCGCGGGTATAAAAGCCACCAGGTGCTGAGCGGGGAGGAACTGTACCGGCACCCCGGCCTCACGGACCTGACGTGCGACGTGAACTTTACGGACCTGCTGGAGCTTTCCCGCAATTGCCTGGGGGATACGGTCACCCTGATGACCCAGCGGGATTACCTGCTCCCCTACGCGGAGAACACGCCGCAGGACGCCTTCCTGACGGATGAGGATGGCGCGGGCGGCCATTTCCACGTGCTGATTCAGGAACGGCTTTAA
- the nadA gene encoding quinolinate synthase NadA, whose translation MAPFDLKEEILRLKQERNAIILAHSYQTGDIQDMADYVGDSLGLAYKAQHTDCGVIAFCGVHFMAETAKILNPDKTVILPDADAGCSLEASCDAGELEAFLKENAHKNYYVVAYVNCSIGVKALADVIVTSGNAVKIVSQAPEDRPILFVPDQNLGAWVGRQLNRPMELWNGACHVHMEFTRDQILALKEKHPGAPVVAHPECTEAVRLLADHICSTEKMIPYCTESPARSFIIVTESGILHRLRKLVPGKEFIPAPTEQCSCSTCPYMKMNTLEKLYLALRDLSPAVELPEDLRKRAEAPLLRMLEQSKS comes from the coding sequence ATGGCACCTTTTGACCTGAAAGAGGAAATTTTACGCCTGAAACAAGAACGCAACGCCATTATTCTGGCGCACAGCTACCAGACTGGGGATATCCAGGACATGGCCGATTACGTGGGCGATTCCCTGGGGCTGGCCTACAAGGCCCAGCATACGGACTGCGGCGTGATCGCCTTCTGCGGCGTCCATTTCATGGCGGAGACCGCCAAAATCCTCAATCCGGACAAAACCGTCATCCTGCCGGACGCGGACGCCGGGTGCTCCCTGGAGGCCTCCTGCGACGCCGGGGAACTGGAAGCTTTTCTAAAAGAGAACGCCCATAAGAATTATTACGTGGTGGCGTACGTGAACTGCTCCATCGGCGTGAAGGCGCTGGCGGACGTGATCGTCACCTCCGGGAATGCCGTGAAGATCGTGTCCCAGGCTCCGGAGGACCGCCCCATCCTGTTCGTGCCGGACCAGAACCTGGGCGCCTGGGTAGGCCGTCAGCTGAACCGCCCCATGGAGCTGTGGAACGGCGCGTGCCACGTGCACATGGAGTTTACGCGGGACCAGATTCTGGCCCTGAAGGAGAAGCACCCCGGCGCGCCGGTGGTGGCCCACCCGGAGTGCACGGAGGCCGTGCGCCTGCTGGCGGACCACATCTGCTCCACGGAGAAGATGATTCCCTACTGCACGGAAAGCCCTGCCAGGTCCTTCATCATCGTTACGGAATCCGGCATCCTGCACCGCCTGCGCAAGCTGGTGCCGGGCAAGGAGTTCATCCCGGCCCCCACGGAGCAGTGCTCCTGCAGCACCTGCCCGTACATGAAGATGAACACGCTGGAAAAACTGTACCTGGCCCTGCGGGACCTTTCCCCCGCCGTGGAACTGCCGGAAGACTTGCGCAAGAGAGCGGAAGCCCCGCTGCTGCGCATGCTGGAGCAGTCCAAATCCTGA
- a CDS encoding 6-carboxytetrahydropterin synthase, producing MAYRICKSIELESGHLLSKHPGNCKFPHGHTRSVEMVFRADTLDANDMVLDFKAVKQMMGDFLQQFDHSLCVNTEDPNYAAFVAAYGERIIPFDREDPTSEVMARTIFNFARHALEKAKESCGEYPVRDCVTLERVRVWETSSSWAEYGE from the coding sequence ATGGCCTACCGAATCTGCAAATCCATTGAACTGGAAAGCGGGCACCTTTTGTCCAAGCACCCCGGCAATTGCAAATTCCCCCATGGCCATACGCGCTCCGTGGAGATGGTGTTCCGGGCGGATACGCTGGACGCCAATGACATGGTGCTGGATTTCAAGGCCGTCAAGCAGATGATGGGGGATTTTCTCCAGCAGTTTGACCATTCCCTGTGCGTGAATACGGAAGACCCCAATTACGCCGCCTTTGTGGCCGCGTACGGGGAACGCATCATCCCGTTTGACCGGGAAGACCCCACCAGCGAGGTGATGGCGCGCACCATTTTCAACTTTGCCCGGCATGCGCTGGAAAAAGCCAAGGAAAGCTGCGGGGAGTACCCCGTGCGGGACTGCGTTACACTGGAACGCGTGCGCGTGTGGGAAACCAGCAGTTCCTGGGCGGAATACGGGGAATAG
- a CDS encoding beta-N-acetylhexosaminidase — protein MTDQRRFYRVAAVLVLAGLLNAEKGNAVPAEEVLLPAPSACRSDRSAVARLPLRLAVYAPEKDAPVVEALLNVLNAQGVLSGLSMTGDRESADVVCSVEGTPAGTGEGYEARLDAGKEGRGVLHLKAAAPSGLFYAWQSTVQILNANRTAEGFSVPVFSIRDVPRFEWRGIMLDVSRHFFTMAEVKRMIDTMSLFKLNRLHLHLTDGPGWRMEIKKYPLLTSMSAWRVPLANGEWNWQEVKLAIQENDPEATYGGFYTQDQMREIISYARSRQVTIVPEIDLPGHSYAAMHAYGDLICDGVDFPVEGKKGRDAVCMGRPETLRFVKDVVDELKAVFPPGSPIHLGHDEVSAEAWKNCKYCQSRLKDLKETDLRALSRDFLRQIADYVRQGGYDAIVWDEAGELEADKHIFVMAWRGNDFAAAAARKGHPVILAPCSHFYFDYYQSAAPTEPKAIGGLIPLRQVYGYELPELSPEEAAKVRGLQANIWTEYLYNMGLVEYMAWPRALALAERAWSDCDPRDYKSFRSRAALALKLLEKLAVKYRPMDDEE, from the coding sequence ATGACGGATCAAAGGCGGTTTTACCGGGTAGCGGCTGTGCTGGTTCTGGCCGGCTTGCTGAATGCGGAAAAAGGTAATGCCGTCCCGGCGGAGGAGGTGCTGCTCCCCGCGCCCTCCGCATGCAGGTCTGACCGCTCCGCCGTGGCGCGTCTCCCGCTGCGGCTGGCGGTCTATGCGCCGGAAAAGGATGCTCCCGTGGTGGAAGCTCTCCTGAATGTGCTCAACGCCCAGGGCGTCCTGTCCGGCCTCTCCATGACCGGGGACAGGGAATCCGCAGACGTGGTGTGCTCCGTGGAAGGAACCCCCGCGGGAACGGGAGAAGGATATGAGGCGCGCCTGGACGCCGGGAAGGAGGGCCGGGGCGTGCTGCATTTGAAAGCGGCGGCTCCCTCCGGGCTCTTTTACGCCTGGCAGAGCACGGTGCAGATACTGAACGCCAACCGGACCGCGGAAGGCTTCTCCGTGCCCGTTTTTTCCATCAGGGACGTTCCCCGCTTTGAATGGCGCGGCATCATGCTGGACGTCTCCCGCCACTTCTTCACCATGGCGGAGGTCAAGCGCATGATTGACACCATGTCCCTGTTCAAGCTCAACCGGCTTCACCTGCACCTGACGGACGGGCCCGGCTGGCGCATGGAAATCAAAAAATACCCCCTCCTCACCTCCATGAGCGCGTGGCGCGTGCCGCTGGCCAACGGGGAATGGAACTGGCAGGAAGTGAAGCTGGCCATCCAGGAGAATGACCCGGAGGCCACCTACGGCGGTTTTTACACCCAGGATCAAATGCGGGAAATCATCTCTTATGCCCGCAGCCGCCAGGTCACCATTGTGCCGGAAATAGACCTTCCCGGCCATTCCTACGCGGCCATGCATGCTTACGGGGATTTGATCTGCGACGGGGTGGACTTTCCCGTGGAAGGCAAAAAAGGCCGGGACGCCGTCTGCATGGGGCGTCCGGAAACGCTCCGCTTCGTGAAAGACGTGGTGGATGAACTCAAGGCCGTCTTCCCGCCCGGCTCCCCCATCCATCTGGGCCATGACGAGGTATCCGCGGAAGCATGGAAAAACTGCAAATATTGCCAGAGCCGTCTGAAAGACCTGAAGGAGACGGACCTCAGGGCCCTGAGCCGGGACTTTCTGCGGCAGATTGCGGACTACGTTCGCCAGGGCGGTTATGACGCCATCGTCTGGGATGAAGCCGGGGAGCTGGAGGCGGACAAGCACATCTTCGTCATGGCGTGGCGTGGCAATGACTTTGCCGCGGCGGCGGCCAGAAAAGGGCACCCGGTCATTCTGGCCCCGTGCTCCCACTTCTACTTTGACTACTACCAGTCCGCCGCTCCCACGGAGCCGAAGGCCATCGGGGGCCTGATACCGCTCAGGCAGGTCTACGGCTATGAACTGCCGGAACTCTCCCCGGAGGAGGCCGCCAAGGTGCGCGGCCTCCAGGCCAACATCTGGACGGAATACCTGTACAATATGGGACTGGTGGAATACATGGCGTGGCCCCGCGCCCTGGCGCTGGCCGAACGCGCCTGGAGCGACTGCGACCCGCGGGATTACAAATCCTTCCGCAGCCGCGCGGCCCTGGCCCTGAAACTCCTGGAAAAACTGGCCGTGAAATACCGCCCCATGGATGATGAAGAGTAA
- the nuoB gene encoding NADH-quinone oxidoreductase subunit NuoB, producing MATTNETNIYETGVLDSNAEGSFVYTTLDAAINWIRKNSLWPMPMGLSCCAIEFMAVACSRYDLSRFGSEVTRFSPRQADVMIVAGTVTYKMALAVRRIWDQMPEPKWCIAMGACASTGGMFRSYSVLQGVDKIIPVDVYISGCPPRPEAILEALLTLRKKLDTQQPARTFFKKEEPREANAPVPVDTEMPLE from the coding sequence ATGGCCACCACGAACGAAACGAATATTTACGAAACAGGAGTACTGGACTCCAACGCGGAAGGCAGTTTTGTCTATACCACCCTGGACGCCGCCATCAACTGGATTCGTAAAAATTCCCTCTGGCCCATGCCGATGGGGCTTTCCTGCTGCGCCATTGAGTTCATGGCCGTGGCGTGCTCCCGGTATGACCTTTCCCGCTTCGGTTCTGAAGTGACGCGCTTTTCCCCCCGCCAGGCTGACGTGATGATCGTGGCCGGCACCGTTACCTACAAGATGGCCCTGGCCGTCCGCCGCATCTGGGACCAGATGCCGGAGCCCAAGTGGTGCATCGCCATGGGCGCCTGCGCCTCCACCGGCGGCATGTTCCGCTCTTATTCCGTGCTCCAGGGCGTGGACAAGATTATTCCTGTGGACGTTTATATTTCCGGCTGCCCCCCCCGCCCGGAAGCCATTCTGGAAGCGCTGCTCACCCTGCGCAAGAAGCTGGATACCCAGCAGCCCGCGCGCACCTTCTTCAAGAAGGAAGAGCCGCGCGAAGCCAACGCCCCCGTTCCGGTCGATACGGAAATGCCCCTCGAATAA
- the ffh gene encoding signal recognition particle protein: protein MFSLLADKLDNTFRRLRGLGKISEKNIADALRDIRLALLEADVEFGVAREFIGRVKERAMGQEVLKSIKPGEQIVKIFRDEIAALLGGDAVGLDLTDPARIMVVGLNGAGKTTTSAKLALRLKNEGRRPLLVACDLVRPAAVDQLATLAAQIEVPVYKPAPGSRDVVAVAREALEWARTQNGTVMIFDTAGRQEVDEALIDELHHLHAFLSPRETLLVVDAATGQQAVNVAQTFDRAVNVTGIVLTKLDGDARGGAALSMRSVTGKPIKFSGEGEKLDQFGPFVPGRMADRILGMGDIVGLVEHAAARIDEEQAAKSMDRMMSGKFDFNDFLDQMKMMQNLGPLEGLLGLLPGFGKIKKQLPDGALDPKRMKHMEAIVLSMTAKERSNPNLLNPSRRRRIAAGCGRSLMEVNKLIKNFSEMRKMMSGKGKMGAMMKQMTAMKGKGGKMPGLPGMGGGLGSLKGLGGLGGGLGGLFGGRK from the coding sequence ATGTTTTCACTTTTAGCAGATAAACTGGATAACACGTTCCGGAGGCTGCGCGGCCTGGGCAAGATTTCAGAGAAGAACATTGCGGACGCCCTGCGCGACATCCGGCTGGCGTTGCTGGAAGCGGACGTGGAGTTTGGCGTGGCCCGGGAATTCATTGGCCGCGTGAAGGAGCGCGCCATGGGGCAGGAAGTCCTTAAATCCATCAAGCCCGGGGAACAGATCGTCAAAATCTTCCGGGATGAAATCGCCGCCCTGCTGGGCGGGGACGCCGTGGGGCTGGACCTGACGGACCCCGCCAGAATCATGGTGGTGGGCCTGAACGGCGCGGGCAAAACCACCACCAGCGCGAAGCTGGCCCTGCGTCTGAAAAACGAGGGGCGCCGTCCCCTGCTGGTGGCCTGTGACCTGGTGCGCCCCGCCGCCGTGGACCAGCTGGCCACGCTGGCGGCACAGATAGAAGTGCCCGTGTACAAGCCCGCCCCCGGCAGCCGGGACGTGGTGGCCGTGGCGCGTGAGGCCCTGGAATGGGCCCGGACCCAGAACGGGACCGTGATGATTTTTGACACGGCGGGCCGCCAGGAAGTGGACGAAGCCCTGATTGACGAGCTGCACCACCTGCACGCCTTCCTCTCCCCGCGGGAAACCCTGCTGGTGGTGGACGCCGCTACGGGCCAGCAGGCCGTGAACGTGGCCCAGACCTTTGACCGGGCCGTGAACGTCACGGGCATCGTCCTGACCAAGCTGGACGGGGACGCCCGCGGGGGCGCGGCCCTCTCCATGCGCTCCGTGACGGGCAAGCCCATCAAATTTTCCGGTGAAGGGGAAAAGCTGGACCAGTTCGGCCCCTTTGTCCCCGGCCGCATGGCGGACCGCATCCTGGGCATGGGCGACATCGTGGGGCTGGTGGAGCATGCCGCCGCCCGCATTGACGAGGAGCAGGCGGCCAAATCCATGGACCGCATGATGTCCGGCAAATTTGACTTCAACGACTTCCTGGACCAGATGAAGATGATGCAGAACCTGGGACCGCTGGAAGGCCTGCTGGGCCTGCTCCCCGGCTTCGGCAAAATCAAGAAGCAGCTTCCGGACGGCGCGCTGGACCCCAAAAGGATGAAGCACATGGAAGCCATCGTGCTCTCCATGACGGCCAAGGAAAGGAGCAATCCCAACCTGCTGAACCCGTCCCGCCGCCGCCGCATTGCCGCCGGCTGCGGCCGCTCCCTGATGGAGGTGAACAAGCTCATCAAGAACTTTTCCGAGATGCGCAAGATGATGTCCGGCAAGGGCAAAATGGGCGCCATGATGAAGCAGATGACGGCCATGAAGGGGAAGGGCGGCAAGATGCCCGGCCTTCCCGGCATGGGCGGCGGACTGGGTTCCCTGAAAGGTCTTGGTGGACTCGGCGGAGGATTAGGCGGCCTCTTCGGCGGCCGCAAATAA
- a CDS encoding fumarate hydratase → MATPDFHYQDPFPIEKDDTQYRLITSDYVSVGDFEGHPMLKVQPEGLRLLAAEAFHDVAFFLRPAHLKQVAAILDDPEASANDKSVALTMLRNAEVASAGILPFCQDTGTATIVGKKGQQVWTGCDDCEQLSHGVYDAYTQNNLRYSQTVALDMYTEKNTGTNLPAQIDIEAVEGMKYSFLFVAKGGGSANKTYLYQETKALLNPATLKKFLVEKMSTLGTAACPPYHIAFVIGGTSAEKCLKTVKMASTKYYDNLPTTGNEYGRAFRDLELEKELHEEACKLGLGAQFGGKWYALDVRVIRLPRHGASCPVGLGVSCSADRNAKAKITPEGIFIEQLETNPGQYIPEALRMTSSESVSIDLNRPMKEVLAELSKYPVTTRLSLNGTIIVARDIAHAKLKERLEKGEGMPQYMKDHPVYYAGPAKTPEGYPSGSFGPTTAGRMDSYVDLFQENGGSMIMIAKGNRSQQVTDACQKHGGFYLGSIGGPAAILAKDNIKKVELLEYPELGMEAIWKIEVEDFPAFILVDDKGNDFFAKIREGWACAGCGH, encoded by the coding sequence ATGGCAACACCGGATTTTCATTACCAGGACCCTTTTCCCATTGAAAAGGATGACACCCAGTACCGCCTCATCACGTCCGACTACGTGAGCGTGGGGGACTTTGAAGGGCACCCCATGCTCAAGGTACAGCCGGAGGGCCTGCGCCTGCTGGCCGCGGAAGCCTTCCATGACGTGGCCTTTTTCCTGCGCCCGGCCCACCTGAAGCAGGTGGCCGCCATTCTGGACGATCCGGAAGCCAGCGCCAATGACAAGAGCGTGGCCCTGACGATGCTCCGCAACGCGGAGGTAGCCTCCGCCGGCATCCTGCCCTTCTGCCAGGATACGGGCACCGCCACCATCGTGGGCAAGAAGGGCCAGCAGGTCTGGACCGGCTGCGATGACTGCGAACAGCTTTCCCACGGCGTTTACGATGCCTACACCCAGAACAACCTGCGCTATTCCCAGACGGTGGCGCTGGACATGTACACGGAGAAGAATACCGGCACCAACCTGCCCGCCCAGATTGACATTGAAGCCGTGGAAGGCATGAAGTACTCCTTCCTCTTCGTCGCCAAGGGCGGCGGCTCCGCCAACAAGACCTACCTTTACCAGGAAACGAAGGCCCTGCTGAACCCGGCCACGCTGAAGAAGTTCCTGGTGGAGAAGATGAGCACGCTGGGCACGGCGGCCTGCCCGCCGTACCACATCGCCTTCGTCATCGGCGGCACATCCGCGGAAAAGTGCCTGAAGACGGTGAAGATGGCCTCCACCAAGTATTACGACAACCTGCCCACCACGGGCAACGAGTACGGCCGCGCCTTCCGCGACCTGGAGCTGGAAAAGGAACTGCATGAGGAAGCCTGCAAGCTGGGGCTGGGCGCCCAGTTCGGCGGCAAGTGGTATGCGCTGGACGTGCGCGTCATCCGCCTGCCCCGCCACGGAGCCTCCTGCCCGGTAGGCCTGGGCGTCTCCTGCTCCGCGGACCGCAACGCGAAGGCCAAGATCACGCCGGAAGGCATCTTCATTGAACAGCTGGAAACCAATCCCGGACAGTATATTCCGGAAGCCCTGCGCATGACCTCCAGCGAGTCCGTCTCCATTGACCTGAACCGCCCGATGAAGGAAGTGCTGGCGGAACTGAGCAAGTACCCCGTCACCACGCGCCTGAGCCTGAACGGCACCATCATCGTGGCGCGCGACATCGCCCACGCCAAGCTGAAGGAACGCCTGGAAAAGGGTGAAGGCATGCCCCAGTACATGAAGGACCACCCCGTGTACTACGCCGGTCCGGCCAAGACCCCGGAAGGGTACCCCTCCGGCTCCTTCGGCCCCACCACCGCGGGCCGCATGGATTCCTACGTGGACCTGTTCCAGGAAAACGGCGGCTCCATGATCATGATCGCCAAGGGCAACCGCAGCCAGCAGGTGACGGACGCCTGCCAGAAGCACGGCGGCTTTTACCTGGGCTCCATCGGCGGTCCCGCCGCCATCCTGGCCAAGGACAACATCAAGAAGGTGGAATTGCTGGAATATCCGGAACTGGGCATGGAAGCCATCTGGAAGATTGAGGTGGAGGACTTCCCCGCCTTCATCCTGGTGGATGACAAGGGCAACGATTTCTTCGCGAAGATCCGCGAAGGCTGGGCCTGCGCCGGCTGCGGACATTAA